A section of the Chryseobacterium ginsenosidimutans genome encodes:
- the rpsF gene encoding 30S ribosomal protein S6, producing MNNYETVFILTPVLSDAQVEEAVKKFEDLIKEKNCEIVAKENWGLKKLAYPIQLKKNGFYTLIEFKGEGTVVADLELAFKRDERVIRYLTTKLDKHAIEYAITRRTKVKTAKA from the coding sequence ATGAACAATTACGAAACTGTTTTCATTTTAACTCCCGTTCTATCTGACGCACAGGTGGAGGAAGCAGTGAAAAAATTTGAAGATCTTATCAAAGAAAAGAACTGCGAAATCGTTGCTAAAGAAAACTGGGGATTGAAAAAATTAGCTTATCCAATTCAATTGAAAAAGAATGGATTCTATACTTTAATCGAGTTTAAAGGTGAAGGAACTGTAGTTGCTGATCTAGAATTGGCATTCAAACGTGACGAGAGAGTAATCCGTTACCTGACGACAAAACTAGACAAGCACGCTATTGAGTATGCAATCACTAGAAGAACTAAAGTAAAAACAGCTAAGGCTTAA